The Enterobacter asburiae sequence TTGAGCTGATGTCCAGCTGCTCGTTCACGCGCATGCTGCTTAAGTTGTTCAGCACGCTGACCAGCAGGTATTCGACCGCCAGATAACGATAGTGGCAGAACAGGACGATGCCGCCGTCGGCGAAGGGATATTTCGCCAGCTCGTCGCGCAGACGCCCGGTTGCGGCGCGGCTAAACGCCAGGAAATCCTCTTCGCCCTGACGCTGCAGGCGCAGGCTATCGGCCAGCTCACTCTCTTCGCTGAACAGACCATAGGCTTTATTTTTGGCGCTGTAAACGCGATGCAGCTCTGCCATCATTTCCACAACGGTTGCCGTGGGTTCCAGTAATGAATCGCGTAGCACCACTTCAAGGGTTTGCTCATCACGCTTGATAAGCTGGTGCAAGGCAATCTGGTTGATTTCCAGACTCATGATAAACTCTCCTTTTAGACCGGGCGGTATTCAACCACCACCAGGACATGTGTGCAACAACAGATAAAAAAGGGGAAAAAAAGCTGTTGCTACGGTAATATGTTGCCCTTTCATCAACAAACTGATTTTGATTTATGCCACAACATTCCCGCTACAGTGATGAACACGTTGAACAACTGCTCAGTGAGCTGGTCAACGTACTGGAAAAACATAAAACGCCGACCGATCTCTCCCTGATGGTTTTGGGAAATATGGTCACCAACCTTATCAACACCAGCGTTGCTCCGGCTCAGCGTCAGGCGATCGCCAACTCTTTCGCCCAGGCATTACAGTCATCCGTCAGCAACGACCAGGCCCATTAAGGGAAACGAACAACAGTTTATGGTGACGAATCGTCAGCGCTACCGTGAAAAAGTCTCCCAGATGGTCAGCTGGGGACACTGGTTTGCCCTGTTCAACATTCTGCTAGCGACGGTAATTGGCTGTCGTTATCTGTTTGTCGCAGACTGGCCTACAACGCTAACCGGGCGTGTCTACTCCTGGATAAGCGTTGTCGGCCACTTTAGCTTTTTGGTATTCGCCACCTATCTGCTGATCCTGTTTCCTCTGACGTTTATCGTCATGTCGCAGCGCCTGATGCGGTTCTTGTCCGCCATCCTTGCGACGGTGGGGATGACGCTGCTGCTTATCGACAGTGAAGTGTTCACCCGCTTCCACCTGCATCTCAACCCTATTGTCTGGGAACTGGTGATAAACCCGGACCAGAACGAAACGGCCCGCGACTGGCAGCTGATGTTCATCAGCGTCCCGGTGATCCTGTTGATTGAGATGCTGTTTGCCACCTGGAGCTGGCAAAAGCTCCGCAGCCTGACCCGACGCCGCCATTACGCGAAGCCTGTGGCCGCGCTCTTTTTCGTCTCATTTATCAGTTCGCACATCATGTATATCTGGGCGGATGCGAACTTCTATCGCCCTATTACCATGCAGCGCGCTAACCTGCCGCTCTCTTATCCAATGACGGCCCGTCGTTTCCTTGAGAAGCACGGCCTGCTCGATGCCCAGGAGTATCAGCGCCGTCTGGTCGAACAGGGTAATCCGGAAGCGGTTAGCGTGCAGTATCCGCTGAGCGATCTGCGCTATCGCGATATGGGTCGCGGGCAAAACGTCCTGCTGATCACCGTTGATGGCCTGAACTATTCCCGTTACGAGAAGCAGATGCCTGCGCTGGCCGATTTCGCGAGTCAAAACGTGTCGTTTACCCAGCATATGAGTTCCGGTAACTCAACCGATGCGGGTATCTTTGGCCTGTTCTATGGCATTTCTGCCGGATATATGGACGGCGTGCTGTCTGCGCGCATTCCTGCGGCGCTGATCACCGGGCTTAATCAGCAGGGCTATCAGTTAGGGCTGTTCTCATCGGACGGCTTCAACAGTTCACTGTACCGCCAGGCGCTGCTCTCTGATTTCTCCCTGCCTGCCGCGCAGAGCCAGTCTGATGCCCAGACCGCAAACCAGTGGATAAACTGGCTGCAGCGCTACGCGCAGGAAGATAACCGCTGGTTCTCGTGGGTGGCCTTTAACGGCACAACGCTTAACGACAGCAACCAGGCAGGCTTTGCGCGCCGCTACGGCCGTGCGGCCGGCGATGTTGACGCACAGATTGGCCGCGTGCTTGACGCGCTACGTGAATCAGGAAAGCTTGATAACACCGTCGTGATTGTGACCGCGGGGCATGGGGTACCGTTAGGCGACGAGACGAAGAGCATGAGCTGGTCACGTCCGAACCTGCACGTTCCGCTGGTGATCCACTGGCCGGGAACGCCGGCGCAGCGCATCAATATGCTCACAGAACATAAAGACGTCATGACGACCCTGATGCAGCGCCTGCTGCACGTCAGCACGCCAGCAAACGAGTATTCTCAGGGGCAGGATCTCTTCAGCGCGGTACGACGTCATAACTGGGTGACGGCAGCAGACGGTAACACGCTGGTGGTGACCACGCCGAAGCTGACGCTGGTGCTGAACAGCAACGGGAACTATCAGACCTATAATCTGCAGGGTGAACGGCTGAAGGACCAGAAGCCGCAGCTGAGTCTGCTGCTGCAGGTTCTGACGGATGAGAAGCGTTTTATCGCTAACTGATTAATTATAAACCAGTTAGCGACAGATTCCCTTGCATTCGAAACGGAATCGAGTAGTATCTTTTTATGCGTCGGCACGTAGCGCAGCCTGGTAGCGCACCGTCATGGGGTGTCGGGGGTCGGAGGTTCAAATCCTCTCGTGCCGACCAAAAACACATTGAAAACCAGCCTCTTACGGCTGGTTTTTTATTTCGCCTCGTCCGGTGTTTTACCCAGATAGATCAGAGTCGCCAGACAAATCACCGCTCCGGCGTAAAACGTATACGGTGCTCCAAAGGTTTCCCAGATTGCCCCGGCTCCCAGGCTGGCGATTAACAATCCCGCGCCGCTGACCAGACTAAAAATACCGTAGGCGGTACCGCGCAGATCCGCAGGAGCCGTTTTCGCAACCATTGCCGCCAGTAGCCCCTGCGTCATCCCCATATGAACGCCCCACAGCGCGACGCCTAACACAATGCCCGTCCAGTGGGTGCTCAGCGCCAGCACAATGTCTGCCCCAATCAGAACCACCAGCCCCCACTGCAGCAGCCGGGTGTGGCTCATCGTGTCGGACAACTTGCCAAACGGATATGCCGAGAGAAAATAAAGCAGATTCATGGCCACCATCACCAGCGGGATCAGCGCCAGCGGCACCCCCGACTGCTGTGCGCGAAGCACGAGAAATGCTTCACTGAAACGCGCGAGCGTGAAGATGGCACCCAGGCCAATAACCCACCAGCAGCCTTTCCCGAGGCGTCTGAGGTTCTCTTTTTTGATGGGATTTGTTCGCTTATGTTCGACAGGGGTTTTCGGCTCATGCAGACCGAAAAAAAGCAGTGCAACGGCGAGGACGCCGGGGATCACCGCCACCCAAAAAATAGTGCGAAAATCATCATTCCACAGCAGCATTAAGCCGACGGCCAGCAGCGGCCCGAGAAATGCGCCGATAGTGTCCATCGACTGACGCAGACCAAAGGCCGCACCACGGAGTTCCGGTGGCGTAACGTCAGCGACCAGCGCATCACGCGGCGCCCCTCGGATTCCCTTCCCTACCCGGTCAATCAAGCGTGCCCCAAGAATCATGCCGGAGGAAGAGGCTATAGCGAACAATGGCTTACTCACCGCGCCAAGACCGTATCCCAGTACCGCCAGCCCTTTACGCTTGCCCAGGTAGTCACTGATTGCCCCGGAAAAAACTTTGATAAACAGCGCGGTGGCTTCAGCCAGGCCTTCAATCAAACCAATAAAAAGCACGCTGGCACCCAGCGTTGTGACCATAAACAACGGGAGCAGACTGTGAATGATCTCAGAGGAGATATCCATCAACATACTGACCCCACCCACAACCCAGACGCCTTTCGGGATCCGGCTGAGCGTTGCAAACCGGGATAACATTGAGCCTCTCCTGCTTTATGGCGAACAAGCTTATGCGGAACAGAATATCCTGGAAAAGAGAATAAAAATTATCAGGCATAAAAAAGCCAGCCCGCAGGCTGGCTTCTTATAGCAGATAAATGCTTAGTGCTTATCACGTCCGCCCAGGAAGAAAATGCCCAGCGGGATGGCCAGCAGAACGGTGAAGACAAGGCTGTAAACGAAGATCATCGCCGACTGCAGCACATACATGCTGGTAGTCCAGGCGGAGAGAGGAATGTTGTACTGTTCGATGACGCCAACAATGGTGGCCCGCCCGACGCACGCGGCAGCAATCATAAACACGACCAGCAGCGCCAGGAGGAACTTGCGGCCTTCAGGTGTTTTCAGTTTTGCACGAACCATCTCTCTTCCCTTTCACAGATGAATAACATAATAGAGGGTCTAAAATAACACGAACGCCCGCCACACTCCACACCAGTACAAATACCTGCCAAAATGGATAACACCAGGTTTATTACGCTGCATATAATGAAAATGTAAGTAAATCACACTAATCATTCATACGCGTTATGTTAGTCTGTGCAGGACCGTTTTGACATAAAGGAATGACAATGAAAAACGCACCTAAATTTGCCATCGCGCTTCTCGCCGCCGCGTGCGTCAGCACCAGCGCTTTCGCCAGCGACGCCCAAAAAGCGCAGCCGCTGGAAAAAGTTGCCCCCTATCCGCAAGCGGAAAAAGGCATGAAGCGTCAGGTGATTCAGCTGCCGGTTCAGCAGGACGAAGCGAATTACAAAGTGGAACTGTTAATTGGCAAGACGCTGGAAGTAGACTGCAATCAGCACCGTCTTGGCGGTCAGCTGGAAAGCAAAACCCTGGAAGGCTGGGGTTACGACTATTACGTCTTTGATAAAGTCACCTCTCCGGTTTCCACCATGATGGCCTGCCCTGACGGCAAGAAAGAGAAGAAATTTGTGACGGCCTATCTGGGCGACAACAGCCTGCTGCGCTACAACAGCAAGTTGCCGATCGTGGTGTATACGCCTGAAAACGTGGAAGTGAAATATCGCGTCTGGAAGGCAGATGAGACTGTCGGTCAAGCCGTAGTACGTTGAATATAAGTCGGGTGGCGGCTTCGCCTTACCCGACCCCTCTCCCACCGGGAGAGGGAGAAAACACTAAAAACGGTAACGAATGTTACCGTTTTGCTTTTACCTTACAGCGCGATATCGGCAACCGGCTTGTTTTCGGGCTGAGGCTTCAGCTCCGCCTTTGGCGCAGCATCCGCAGCCTGCGGCTTAACATATTGCAACTGCAATACGCGGCTGGTGTATTCCAGTTCCTGCTCCGTCGCATCCACGTTACCGTTCAGCTTCGTGCCGTACGATGGAATAATGGTTTTCAGCTTCGCCTGCCATTCCGGGCTGGCAACTTTGTCTTTAAACACTTTTTCCATCAGGTGCAGCATGATTGGCGCAGCGGTAGACGCACCCGGTGACGCGCCCAGCAGCGCGGCAATCGTGCCATCCTTATCGCTCACCACTTCGGTACCCAGACGCAGTACGCCGCCCTCTTTCGGATCGCGCTTGATGATCTGGACACGCTGACCCGCCTGCCACAGACGCCAGTCTTCTTTCTTCGCCTGCGGATAGTACTCTTTCAGCGCCTCGAAGCGTTCGTCGTCAGAGAGCATCACCTGGCTGATCAGGTATTTTACCAGGTCGAAGTTATCCAGACCCACGTCCATCATCGGCTTGACGTTAGAGGTGGTGGTTGCGCTCAGCAGATCCCACAGGGAGCCGTTTTTCAGGAACTTGGTGGAGAAGGTCGCGAACGGTCCGAACAGCACCACGCGTTTACCGTCCAGCATACGGGTGTCAATGTGCGGTACGGACATCGGTGGCGCACCTACGGAAGCCTGACCGTACACTTTTGCCAGATGACGATTCACCACTTCCGGGTTCTCGGATACCAGGAACTGGCCGCCGACCGGGAAGCCCGCGTAGTCGTCAGCTTCAGGAATACCGGATTCCTGCAGCAGCTTCAGCGCTGCGCCGCCCGCACCGATGAAGACAAATTTGGCCTTAATGACGTGCTCGGCTTCATTGTTTTTCAGATCGGCAACCGTCACGCTCCAGCTGTTGTCCGCATTGCGCTTAAAGCCGCGCACTTCGGTGCTGAGCTGCAGGTTGAAGTTCTCTTTTTTCTTCAGGGACGCCACCAGCTGACGGGTAATTTCACCGTAGTTCACGTCGGTCCCGATTTCGGTACGGGTCGCCGCCACTTTTTGGTTTGGATCGCGACCTTCCATCACCAGCGGGGCCCACTCTTTGATCTGCGCGTGGTCTTCGGAGTATTTCATCCCGCGGAACAGGGTGCTCTGCTGCAGCGCAGCGTAACGTGCGCGCAGGAAATTCACGTTCTGCTCGCCCCACACAAAGCTCATGTGCGGTACGGTGTTGATGAAGGAGTGCGGGTCGTGCATCACGCCGCTGTTGACCTGGTGAGACCAGAACTGACGCGAGATCTGGAATGCTTCATTGATCTCTACCGCCTTCTCGATACTAATGGAACCGTCCTTTTTCTGCGGCGTATAGTTCAGTTCCATGAGTGCCGAATGCCCGGTACCGGCGTTATTCCAGCCGTTCGAACTCTCCTGCGCCACGCCATCGAGGCGCTCGACCATGGTCATGGACCAGTCCGGCTGCAGTTCCTGCAGATAGGTTCCCAGCGTGGCGCTCATGATACCGCCACCAATTAAAAGGACGTCCGTTTCCTGCTCTTTTGGTGCGTCTGCTTTCGCTGCCATCGAGACGGCGCTGAGCCCAACGGCCAGAGAAAAGAGCATGGCAGTCATTTTTTTCATAATTTATGCCTTAGTGTAAAAGTGCTTGATGCGTGGAAAGTGCAGGTGAAAAAAGCTGCGTGGGCACGGTAACAACTTTTAAATATTGTTTAAAGGTTACGAAATTATTGTAATTGTGAAATTTAATGATGGATTGTTTGTAGGGGATTGCGGGGCGCAGCTGGCAATAGGGGGAATTTATGGCTACTATGCTGCACTTTGTGATCGCGCGCACGGAAGCCTGCCCTAACCAGCGAACTGTTATGTCCTTACCCCATTCTGCTGTATCCCCCGAAGACCGCGTAGCCAACGTACTGCGTTTTCCTAAGCAGCTGACGCGTGAAACGCTGGCGGGCGTTATTACCGCCCTGGCCCTGATCCCGGAAGTGATCTCTTTTTCCGTAGTCGCAGGCGTTGACCCAAAAGTCAGCCTGATCGCCTCCGTAGTGCTGTGCCTTGTTCTCTCCGTGTTGGGAGGTCGTCCGGCGATGGTCACGGCAGCCGCCGGTTCCGTAGCGCTGGTCATTGGCCCAATGGTGCATCAGCACGGCGTACAGTACATTCTTCCCGCCGTGCTGATGGCTGGCGTGATACAAATTCTGTTCGGCGTGCTGGGCATGGCAAGACTCATGCGCTTTATTCCCCAGTCGGTCATGACGGGGTTTGTTAACGCCCTGGGGATTCTGATCTTCTTCGCTCAGGTGCCGCATTTCTGGAGCCGAAGCCCGCTGATTGTGGGCCTGTTCGTGCTGACGCTGCTGATCGTGCTGTGGGTGCCGCGCTATATCAAAAGCATCCCTTCCCCGCTGATTGCGATCGTGCTGTTAACCTTGTTCACCGTTTCAACCGGCCAGGTCCTGCCGACCGTGGGCGATGAAGGCTCCATGAGCGGCGGTTTGCCGGGGTTTACCGAGCTGCTGGTACCGCTTAACGTACAGACGCTGAGCATCATCTGGCCGTGCGCCTTGAGTATTGCCTTCGTCGGTCTGCTGGAATCCCTGCTAACGGCAAAGCTGGTGGATGAACTGACCGTAACGCCATCGAGCAAACGCCGCGAGAGCATCGGGCTGGGCGTCGGCAATATTCTGGCCGGTTTTTACGGCGGCATTGCGGGCTGCGCGATGATCGGACAAACCATCGTTAACGTGGAGATGGGGAAAGGGCGAAGCCGTATTTCAACCCTTGCGGCGGGCATCGTGCTGCTGATCCTGGTGACGGCACTCAGTGAAGTCATGGCGAAAATCCCGATGGCGGTGCTGGCGGGGATTATGGCGATCGTCGCCGTCAAAACCTTCAGCTGGCACAGCCTTCAGCCCGCCACGATAAAAAATGCCCCGATTGCCGAAACGGTGGTGATGCTGGTGACCGTTGCCGCAACGGTTTCAACTGGCAACCTGGCGATTGGCGTACTGGGCGGGATTATCGTCATGGCACTGATCCCCGCCGGGATTAAGCGTCGGGTTAAAGCAGAAAAACCGTTGCCAGCCCAAGAAAAATAAAGAAACCGCCAGTATCGGTGATGGCGGTGATCATCACGCTCGACCCCACCGCGGGGTCGCGCCCCAGTTTGGTCATCGTCAGCGGGATAATGACGCCCATCATCGATGCCACCAGTAAATTCAGCACCATCGCCAGCATCATCACCCCGCCTAAGGCCATATCGTCATACAGCCACCAGGTGATGCCGCCCATAATGCCGCCCCACACCAGGCCGTTGATCAGCGCCACGCCCATCTCCCTGAAGATCAGAAAGGCAAAATTACCGGGCTGAATATTTTCCAGCGCCAGCGCGCGGACGATCATGGTGATGGTCTGGTTTCCGGTGTTGCCGCCAATCCCGGCCACAATCGGCATCAGCGAGGCCAGCGCCACCAGCTGCGAAATGGTGTGTTCAAAGCCGTCAATCACGCGGGAGGCGATAAAGGCGGTACACAGGTTAATAGCCAGCCACGCCCAGCGGGTTTTTACCGCCTTGCCGACGGAGGCATGGACGTCATCTTCGGCGCTGATCCCCCCGAGCGCGCGCAGGTCGTTGTCGGTTTCTTCGTAGACCACATCAACGATCTCATCAATGGTCAGACGCCCCATCAGCTTGCCGACGGAGTCTACGACCGCCGCACTCACAAGGTCATCACGTTCAAAGGTACGCGCCGCTTTTTCCGCGTCGTCTTCCGGGGAGAAGACCATCGGCTCGTTTTCCATCACCTCGCTCACCTTCCGCTGGGTGCTGTTGAGCAGGATGGTTTTCAGCTCCAGCTCGCCGAGCAGGGTTTTGTCCCGCGAGGTAACAAACAGTTTATCGGTGTTATCCGGCATCCTGCCCAGGCGGCGCAGGTAGCGCTGCACGGTACCCAGCGTGACGTCCGGACGTACCGTGATAACGCCAAACTCCATGATCGCGCCAACGCTGTTTTTCTCGTAGTGCATCACCTGGCGCACGCGCGCGCGTTCATCGGCGGGCAGAGACGCCAGCAGGCGACCGGTCAGGTTACGCGGCAGGTGCTGTACAAGGTAAATCTGCTCGTCGATATCCAGGGTTTGCAGGGCGTCGAGGATGTCCCGGTCGCTCATCTCGTCGATCAGGTCGTCCCAGACGTTTTCCGAGGCTTCAAGCAGGACCTGGCCGCGCTCGTGATCCTGCACCAGGCGCCAGAGGGCGTGACGCTCTTCCGAAGGAAGCGCCTCAAGGGTATCCGCCAGATCCGGCGGCGGTAAATGAGCAACCAGCGCACCTACCTCAGCAATATCGTCGGCCAGTGTGCCGACATCATATTGCTCAGCCAGGGTCAGTTTGCCTAATAGCGTAGAAGTGACCGCTTTATCGGTCGTGAGAAGCCAGATGAGTCGCGCACGCTCCTGGTCACGCTGCCTGGCGCTGTTTTTCTTTAATACCGACATCAATCATAAATCCATTAAATGAGTTGGCGTTAAGCATAGCGCGGGGATATGTAAATAAGAATAAACAACGGGCCGAGGTGGAGAAAAAAGCGTCATTACAGCCACGATCTATCCCCTCTCCCTGTGGGAGAGGGTTAGGGTGAGGGCATCAGGCCGTACGCGCCACCGCGTCACGCGAGGCCGCATCGCGCTCTTCACCGGTCAGCTCGCTCAGCTTGCCGTCGCGCATCTCCAGCAGACGGTCGGCGTGAATGAAGTAGTGATCGTCGTGGCTGATGGCGAAAATGGTCTTGCCCATCTCCTGCATCAGCGGCAGCAGCACCTGATAAAACTCGCGGCGGAAATGCGGATCCTGATCCGCCGCCCACTCATCCAGCAGGATGATGTCACGCTCTTCCGCCAGCGCCAGCAGCAGCGCCACGCGCTTCTTCTGCCCCTTGGAGAGCTTGAGGTTGAGGATTTTTCCGTCCTGAAGCTCCAGCTTGTGCGCCATCTGCAGCTGCGTCAGCCATTTTTCAACCAGCTCAGGATTGGCCTGCTGCCCTTCCGGCCCCAGCAGCCGGTCAAACAGCCAGACATCGGTGAACACCGCCGAGAAAAGCTTGCGGTAATCCTCGGGCTTCTCCGCGCTCAGCGCCTTACCGTCCAGCAGGATTTCGCCCGACTGCGGCTGGTAAAGTCCGGTGAGCAACATCGCCAGCGTGGATTTTCCGCTGCCGTTGCCGCCGATGAGAAACAGCAGTTCACCGCGGTGAATCGTCAGGTTAACTGGCCCCACGGAGAAGGCGTTGTCCTGATAGCGGAACATCACGTCGCGCAGCTCCAGGGTCTGCCAGTTCGGGAAGGCCTGCGGGCGCGGGAATTCGGCTTTGAACGGCGCGAGATCGAATTTTTTGAGCTTATTAAACGCCACCTGCGCGCTGAGTAACGTAGGCAGTGCGCCAACGGCCGAGAGCAGCGGCGTACGTAAAAACAGCAGTGTCAGCGAGTAGGTCGCCGCCACGTTGGTATCCGCCCAGCCCAGGCTGTTCGCCATCCAGAACACCAGGCCAATGGCACCCAGCATCATAATGTTGGACCAGTTCACGGCGCTCAGGTGGAAGGTATCGGCGCGAATGATGTGGTGCCGGTATTCGCGCGCGTCCGGAATATAAAGATGATTGAAAATATGCTCGGCGCGCTCGCGGTTGAGAGTCAGCTCTTTGCGCCCTTCCAGCACCGTCTGATAATCGTTATAGAGCTTATCTTCCGTTTCGCGCAGGACCGCCATGTGCTTATAGACGCGCGACACCAGCATAAAGCCGCCCCAGATGGTGATGGCAATCCACAGGGCGGTCACCGCCAGCATTTTAGTAGAGAGCCAGGCGAGATAGGCGGCAGAGCCAAAGGTCAGGATGATCCCCTGCACCAGCTCCGGCAGGCGGACAAACGCGATGGTAATGGCGCGCACGTCGCTGGTCAGCCCAGCCAGCAGGGAAGCGCTGCCGAGCTGCTCCACGCGCTCAACCTGCGTGTCGAGGATCCGCTTGATGAACTCGCTGCGCAGGCGGAAAACGAAATGGTGCCCAAGCGCGGTCAGCGCCAACTGAGAACCAAGCGTAACCGCCATCAACAGCAGCAGCAGGCCGAGAAACTCTGGCAGTACCGAGAGTGAGGTATCAACCATTTCGATCAGCCGCACGTTTATAAACGCGATCAGGCCAATACCCAGCGCGGCGCTGGCAAGGCTTAACGCCATTACGGCAATGAAGGGCCAGCGGTACTGACGCCAGACAAGAAGAAGTAGTTGCATGCAGGCAATCCGGACAATAAAAATCAGCCAGCAGTGTAAACTGCCCTGCGCGGACATCAAGAATAATTCTTATTTTTGTTTGCTAAACCCCGCCTGACGGAAAGTCAGATTATAGCGGTACTCGCCAGTAAGGGGATGAACACCGGGCTTCAGGGGCTGAATGCCGTGATAGTACAGCCGCGACTCCCTGCCCCACACCACCACGTCACCATGTTCCAGCATGATGCGCTTGAGCGGATCGTTGCGGCGTAGACCGCCAAACTGGAAGACGGCGGGCAGGCCCAGCGATACCGAGACGATAGGCGCACGCAGATCGGGTTCATCTTTGTCCTGATGCAGGGAGAGCTTCGCGCCGATGGCGTAGCGGTTGATCAGGCAGGCATCCGGCCGAAAGTCAGGATAATCCGCTGCAACGGCAGCTTCGTGGCAGAGAGTCTGAAAAACTGCTGGCATCGGCGGCCACGGCTGGCCGGTGGCGGGATCGTTGGGGGCATAGAGATAGCCCCGCGCGTTCGTGGCCCACCCCAGTTCCCCGCAGTTGGCCATGGCCACCGACATGGTGTAGCCGCCCGGCGTTACCATATGGCGAAACGGTGAAACGGCCGTCACCTCTTCTATGCCGGCAAGCAATGCATGTGCGCGGGAGAGTGCGAAGCGGCGCAGGATCGTCGCTCCCGGCGCAAGCGGCTCCTGCCAGGGTTCAGCATCCGCAAAAAGATCGAGCATTATCCCTCCCGGCGTTTTGCCTCACGTTTCAGTAATAGCGCTTTTCGCGCCGCCCCCCAGCGATAGCCCGACAGCGCGCCGTCGTTACGAACCACGCGATGACAGGGGATCACAATCGCCAGTCTGTTTGCCGCGCAGGCACCGGCGACGGCACGCACCGCATTGGGCTGGCCAATCGCCTGTGCCACCTGCTGATAGCTGGCCGTTTCCCCGCTGGGGATGTTCCGCAGAGCCTGCCATACCCGCTGCTGGAACGCGGTTCCGCGTATATCCAGCGGCAGGGCCAGCGGCACCGCGCGGTTATCAATACTGGCAATGACCTGACGGAGACGCTGAGCGAAGGCATCTTCACGTGGAGCAGGCTCAGCGTTTGGAAACAGCGTCGCCAGCTCTTGGGCTAATTCGGTATCGCTGTCGCCCAGCAGTATCGCGCAAATCCCCCGCTCGCTTTCAGCGACCAGACAGCGTCCTAATGAACAGTCGTCGATGGCGTACTGCACCGGTACCTCGCCTTTGCGGTACTGTTTCGCCGTCATTCCCAGCGCGTCGTTGGCTTTGCGGTAATAGCTGCTGCTGTCGGGAAAACCTGCCGCCAGCACGGCATCGGTAATTTTGTTTCCGTGCGCAAGCGCCGTGCGCAGACGCTGCCCCCGCGCCGCCTGCTGCCAGGCTTTTGGCGTCATCCCGGTAATGGATTTAAACAGCCGGTGGAAATGGAAAGGACTCATGGCGACCTGCTGCGCCAGACCTTCAAGCGTCAGCGCGGGATCCTGCTCCAGAAGGCGACAGGCATACTCCACTTTCGCCAGCTTCTGCTGCTGCGGATCGCGTTTGTCCGGCATACAGCGCTTGCACGGACGAAACCCTGCCTGAATGGCATGCTGGACATCAAGATAAAAGCAGACATTTTTACGCAGCGCGTGACGGGCACGGCAGGACGGGCGGCAGAAAATCCCCGTCGTCTGCACGGCAAAAACAAACCGATCGTCAGCGCGCGGATCGCGAG is a genomic window containing:
- the mgtE gene encoding magnesium transporter yields the protein MSVLKKNSARQRDQERARLIWLLTTDKAVTSTLLGKLTLAEQYDVGTLADDIAEVGALVAHLPPPDLADTLEALPSEERHALWRLVQDHERGQVLLEASENVWDDLIDEMSDRDILDALQTLDIDEQIYLVQHLPRNLTGRLLASLPADERARVRQVMHYEKNSVGAIMEFGVITVRPDVTLGTVQRYLRRLGRMPDNTDKLFVTSRDKTLLGELELKTILLNSTQRKVSEVMENEPMVFSPEDDAEKAARTFERDDLVSAAVVDSVGKLMGRLTIDEIVDVVYEETDNDLRALGGISAEDDVHASVGKAVKTRWAWLAINLCTAFIASRVIDGFEHTISQLVALASLMPIVAGIGGNTGNQTITMIVRALALENIQPGNFAFLIFREMGVALINGLVWGGIMGGITWWLYDDMALGGVMMLAMVLNLLVASMMGVIIPLTMTKLGRDPAVGSSVMITAITDTGGFFIFLGLATVFLL
- a CDS encoding multidrug ABC transporter permease/ATP-binding protein, with protein sequence MQLLLLVWRQYRWPFIAVMALSLASAALGIGLIAFINVRLIEMVDTSLSVLPEFLGLLLLLMAVTLGSQLALTALGHHFVFRLRSEFIKRILDTQVERVEQLGSASLLAGLTSDVRAITIAFVRLPELVQGIILTFGSAAYLAWLSTKMLAVTALWIAITIWGGFMLVSRVYKHMAVLRETEDKLYNDYQTVLEGRKELTLNRERAEHIFNHLYIPDAREYRHHIIRADTFHLSAVNWSNIMMLGAIGLVFWMANSLGWADTNVAATYSLTLLFLRTPLLSAVGALPTLLSAQVAFNKLKKFDLAPFKAEFPRPQAFPNWQTLELRDVMFRYQDNAFSVGPVNLTIHRGELLFLIGGNGSGKSTLAMLLTGLYQPQSGEILLDGKALSAEKPEDYRKLFSAVFTDVWLFDRLLGPEGQQANPELVEKWLTQLQMAHKLELQDGKILNLKLSKGQKKRVALLLALAEERDIILLDEWAADQDPHFRREFYQVLLPLMQEMGKTIFAISHDDHYFIHADRLLEMRDGKLSELTGEERDAASRDAVARTA
- the alkB gene encoding DNA oxidative demethylase AlkB, translating into MLDLFADAEPWQEPLAPGATILRRFALSRAHALLAGIEEVTAVSPFRHMVTPGGYTMSVAMANCGELGWATNARGYLYAPNDPATGQPWPPMPAVFQTLCHEAAVAADYPDFRPDACLINRYAIGAKLSLHQDKDEPDLRAPIVSVSLGLPAVFQFGGLRRNDPLKRIMLEHGDVVVWGRESRLYYHGIQPLKPGVHPLTGEYRYNLTFRQAGFSKQK
- the ada gene encoding bifunctional DNA-binding transcriptional regulator/O6-methylguanine-DNA methyltransferase Ada: MKNPTYMNDEDRWQAVLARDPRADDRFVFAVQTTGIFCRPSCRARHALRKNVCFYLDVQHAIQAGFRPCKRCMPDKRDPQQQKLAKVEYACRLLEQDPALTLEGLAQQVAMSPFHFHRLFKSITGMTPKAWQQAARGQRLRTALAHGNKITDAVLAAGFPDSSSYYRKANDALGMTAKQYRKGEVPVQYAIDDCSLGRCLVAESERGICAILLGDSDTELAQELATLFPNAEPAPREDAFAQRLRQVIASIDNRAVPLALPLDIRGTAFQQRVWQALRNIPSGETASYQQVAQAIGQPNAVRAVAGACAANRLAIVIPCHRVVRNDGALSGYRWGAARKALLLKREAKRREG